A window from Citrus sinensis cultivar Valencia sweet orange chromosome 3, DVS_A1.0, whole genome shotgun sequence encodes these proteins:
- the LOC102611552 gene encoding uncharacterized protein LOC102611552: MALSLCFTKTLLFFFIISAIPIAYIISIELAIAMAKPATHVYQYHSPSFLCETAKWDDVGRRFLVSFLDGGVGQVLVPDEYSPGTVLEEVKLVKEDDVVGNATMGIAVDRPRNRLLVAFTDVLGNKYSALAAYDLSTWKRLFLTQLSGKSEEKSTADDIAVDAEGNAYVTDVVSSKIWKVGVEGQLLSIIRSPLFTAKEWYKNVFGLNGIVYHPDGFLIVIHMCSGNLFKIDIRKEEEEVKLIELRGGSSLSLGDGLALLSPTKLVVAGNPYPSARLVESSDGWETASVVAKFNGPTHRVATAATVKDGRVYLSHLLGLGFPNTKKKHLLVEAVF; the protein is encoded by the exons atggcCTTGTCGCTCTGCTTCACTAAAAcactcctcttcttcttcataatCTCGGCCATTCCGATTGCTTATATCATCTCTATCGAGCTAGCTATAGCCATGGCCAAGCCGGCCACCCATGTGTATCAATACCACAGCCCCAGCTTCTTGTGTGAGACCGCCAAGTGGGACGACGTAGGCCGTCGATTTCTCGTCTCCTTTTTAGATGGAGGAGTTGGTCAGGTCTTGGTGCCCGACGAATATTCACCAGGGACTGTTCTAGAAGAAGTCAAACTGGTCAAAGAGGATGACGTGGTCGGCAATGCTACCATGGGGATCGCCGTTGACCGGCCTCGGAATCGGCTCCTTGTGGCGTTTACCGATgttttaggaaataaatacaGTGCGCTTGCCGCTTATGATTTGTCTACTTGGAAGCGTTTGTTTCTCACCCAGCTCAGTGGCAAAA GTGAGGAGAAATCTACGGCGGATGATATAGCGGTTGATGCAGAAGGTAATGCATACGTCACCGATGTCGTATCCAGTAAAATTTGGAAGGTAGGGGTGGAGGGTCAGTTGTTATCGATCATTAGAAGCCCACTGTTTACTGCAAAAGAGTGGTACAAAAACGTGTTTGGCCTAAACGGCATTGTATACCATCCGGATGGGTTCTTGATAGTCATTCACATGTGCAGTGgcaatttgttcaagattgaCATTCgcaaagaagaggaagaagttAAGTTAATCGAGCTAAGAGGAGGCAGCTCATTGTCACTTGGAGATGGTCTTGCGCTGCTGTCTCCAACTAAGCTTGTGGTAGCAGGAAATCCTTATCCTTCAGCTCGATTGGTGGAGAGCTCCGATGGATGGGAAACGGCTTCGGTCGTGGCCAAATTTAATGGGCCTACTCATCGGGTGGCCACAGCTGCTACTGTGAAAGATGGTAGGGTGTACCTGAGTCATTTGCTTGGCCTGGGATTCCCCAACACCAAGAAGAAACATCTTCTCGTCGAGGCTGTTTTCTAA
- the LOC102630922 gene encoding probable cytochrome c oxidase subunit 5C-3: MAGHKIAHATLKGPSVVKEICLGITLGLAAGGLWKMNQWNNQRKSRVFYDLLEKGEVSVVVEE, translated from the coding sequence ATGGCTGGCCACAAGATTGCTCATGCCACCTTGAAAGGTCCAAGCGTTGTCAAGGAGATATGTTTAGGAATTACACTGGGGCTGGCTGCTGGTGGTCTTTGGAAGATGAATCAGTGGAATAATCAAAGAAAGTCAAGGGTATTTTATGACTTGCTAGAGAAAGGTGAAGTTAGCGTTGTTGTAGAAGAATAA
- the LOC102606621 gene encoding protein trichome birefringence-like 6, translating to MERQRSFSLKSTRFVVFSFTITSSIIFLTFFSFRVIKFTPFINQETHFQLSKPAVNVSLKPLTVQTLTGSRRNFTAPNAKNLILIDTPVNKLDKTSGFSNLSVSGDIQKEKNDTQAPKDEASKGDGLNVTSLSRGEESVPAPSLIEVQSNERLQEKKIGAASVEKIELPSDQQIKKENVRAASVQKVERASNKRIEEKKTRDCDITNGRWAYDESYPLYTNTTCPFIDEGFNCMSNGRLDKHYIKWKWQPHDCDIPRFNATKMLELIRGKRLVFVGDSINRNQWESMLCMLFGAVRDPRKVYETHGRRITKEKGNYCFKFVDYKCTVEYYVSHFLVHEGKARVGQKRVQTLRIDSIDHGSSRWRGADILIFNTAHWWSHYKTKAGINYYQEGDQVLPRLDVFTAFKRALMTWASWVDKRINPRKTQIFFRNSAPSHFRGGQWNAGGHCAEATQPLNEISGFSYPEKNVIIEDVIKQMRTPVTLLNITSLSEYRIDGHPSTYGRNKRYSSNIQDCSHWCLPGVPDTWNELLYFQLQSKKE from the exons ATGGAGAGACAGAGGAGTTTCTCTCTGAAATCCACGAGAtttgttgtgttttctttcacAATCACTTCTTCTATCATCTTTTTaacattcttttctttccGGGTCATCAAATTCACTCCTTTCATTAACCAAGAAACCCATTTTCAGTTGAGCAAACCCGCCGTCAATGTAAGTCTGAAACCCTTAACTGTCCAGACCTTGACTGGTTCAAGAAGAAATTTCACGGCACCAAATGCGAAAAACTTAATCTTGATTGATACACCTGTAAATAAACTTGATAAAACTTCTGGGTTCAGTAACTTGTCAGTTTCTGGGGACATTCAGAAAGAGAAAAACGACACTCAAGCGCCCAAAGATGAAGCAAGCAAAGGTGACGGTCTAAATGTTACTAGCTTAAGTAGAGGTGAAGAGAGTGTACCGGCACCTTCATTAATTGAAGTTCAAAGCAATGAGAGGCTTCAAGAAAAGAAGATTGGAGCAGCTTCAGTTGAGAAAATTGAACTTCCCAGTGATCAACAGATCAAAAAGGAGAATGTTAGAGCAGCTTCAGTCCAAAAAGTTGAAAGGGCAAGTAATAAGAGAATTGAAGAGAAGAAGACAAGAGACTGTGACATTACCAACGGGAGGTGGGCATACGATGAAAGCTATCCTTTATACACAAATACTACCTGTCCTTTTATTGATGAGGGTTTCAATTGTATGAGCAATGGGAGACTAGATAAACACTACATTAAGTGGAAATGGCAACCACACGATTGTGACATACCGAg GTTCAATGCAACCAAAATGCTGGAATTGATCCGAGGTAAAAGGCTGGTTTTTGTGGGCGATTCAATTAATAGAAATCAATGGGAATCGATGCTGTGCATGTTATTCGGAGCTGTTAGAGATCCAAGGAAGGTCTATGAGACCCATGGACGAAGAATCACAAAAGAGAAGGGAAattattgtttcaaatttgtg GATTATAAATGTACAGTTGAATATTATGTCAGCCATTTCTTAGTTCATGAGGGCAAGGCAAGGGTAGGGCAGAAGCGGGTGCAGACATTAAGAATTGATTCTATTGATCATGGATCATCAAGATGGAGAGGAGCTGATATCTTGATTTTCAACACTGCTCATTGGTGGTCTCACTACAAAACAAAAGCTGG GATTAACTATTACCAGGAAGGAGATCAAGTGCTTCCCCGACTTGATGTCTTCACAGCTTTTAAAAGAGCGCTGATGACTTGGGCTTCATGGGTTGATAAACGCATCAATCCAAGGAAAACCCAAATTTTCTTTCGAAATTCAGCGCCTTCCCATTTCAG GGGAGGTCAATGGAATGCTGGTGGCCACTGTGCAGAAGCTACCCAACCCCTTAATGAAATCTCAGGTTTCAGCTACCCAGAGAAGAATGTCATCATAGAAGATGTGATAAAGCAGATGAGAACTCCTGTGACACTCTTGAATATAACTAGTTTGTCAGAGTATAGGATAGATGGTCATCCATCCACATATGGAAGAAATAAACGCTACTCTTCAAACATTCAAGACTGCAGCCATTGGTGTCTTCCTGGTGTTCCTGATACTTGGAACGAACTTTTATATTTCCAGTTGCAATCTAAAAAAGAATAA
- the LOC102631215 gene encoding uncharacterized protein LOC102631215 — translation MALSLCSAKSLLFFFVISAIPVAYIISQERANPATHVYHYHSSSFFRECAKWDDSGRRFIVSFLDGGIGQVAVPDDYPPGTVLEEVTLVKDLELTGNGSLGLVLDHPRNRLLVVAADVFGNKYSAVAAYDLSTWNRLFLTQLSGPSDGKSCADDVTVDAEGNAYVTDVTGSKIWKVGVKGEFLSIISSPLFTPKEWYKNLVGLNGIVYHPDGFLIVIHTFSGNLFKIDIVDGVGEGEEIKLIRVAGGPLSFGDGLELLSPTKLVVAGNPSARLVESSDGWETAAVVAKFSGPVHRLATAATVKDGRVYLNHMLGFGYPKKKHALVEAVFSNN, via the exons ATGGCGCTCTCACTTTGCTCCGCCAAATCGCTACTGTTCTTCTTCGTAATCTCAGCCATTCCCGTCGCCTACATAATCTCTCAAGAGAGAGCCAATCCTGCCACCCACGTGTACCACTACCACAGTTCCAGCTTCTTTCGCGAGTGCGCCAAGTGGGATGACTCCGGCCGTCGATTCATCGTCTCCTTTTTAGACGGAGGAATCGGTCAGGTCGCTGTACCCGATGATTACCCACCCGGGACTGTTCTAGAAGAGGTCACGCTGGTCAAAGACCTCGAATTGACTGGCAATGGGTCGCTTGGCCTCGTCCTTGACCATCCTAGGAATCGTCTCCTCGTGGTCGCTGCAGACGTGTTTGGAAATAAATACAGCGCGGTGGCCGCTTACGATTTGTCCACGTGGAACCGTCTATTCCTTACCCAACTCAGTGGTccaa GTGATGGGAAATCATGTGCAGACGATGTAACAGTTGATGCAGAAGGTAATGCATATGTTACCGATGTTACAGGCAGTAAAATTTGGAAGGTAGGGGTGAAGGGTGAGTTCCTATCCATCATTAGTAGCCCTCTCTTTACTCCCAAAGAGTGGTACAAGAACTTAGTTGGATTAAACGGAATCGTATACCATCCAGATGGGTTCTTGATAGTTATTCACACCTTCAGTGGCAATTTGTTTAAGATTGATATTGTCGACGGCGTCGGCGAGGGTGAGGAGATTAAGCTAATTAGGGTAGCTGGCGGTCCCTTGTCATTTGGAGATGGTCTAGAGCTCTTGTCTCCGACTAAGCTTGTAGTTGCAGGGAACCCTTCTGCCAGATTGGTGGAGAGTTCTGATGGGTGGGAGACAGCCGCCGTAGTCGCCAAATTTAGCGGGCCTGTTCACCGCTTGGCCACAGCTGCAACTGTAAAAGATGGTAGGGTGTATCTTAACCACATGCTTGGCTTTGGATACCCCAAGAAGAAGCATGCCCTAGTTGAGGCAGTGTTTTCTAATAATTGA